Proteins found in one Pagrus major chromosome 20, Pma_NU_1.0 genomic segment:
- the mrm1 gene encoding rRNA methyltransferase 1, mitochondrial, producing the protein MWVFSILHQHKLLLVWTRRLQQPGLISRVGSQFASYHLSATLQCPEDSSINPVVKRQRWQDRERSVQGKARRNETPVLQKQTQRRTDGSRVSSELRKLCLDDFPAERERQVKQKSTLDSKAENHEIVFGIAPCLLALTQGRRKAHKLFVKEGETSNRPSVLKVCEEAHQRGVQVYRVSKKDLDKMSSGRVHQGVCLKASPLRYLTEDSAPKRKDNSPPLWLVLEEIQDPMNLGAILRSAYFLGVDRVVSSLHDSCPLSPVVSKASSGVMEVFGVYGYENLEDMLRLKASQGWQVVGTVGTEAEESHIPVAQCSDFQMTKPTLLLMGGEGEGLSQELLSLCQTLLTIPAGRELFPGIESLNVSVATGILLHSLLSTR; encoded by the coding sequence ATGTGGGTATTCAGTATTTTGCACCAGCACAAGTTGCTTCTTGTTTGGACTAGAAGATTGCAGCAGCCTGGATTAATCTCAAGAGTGGGCTCTCAGTTTGCGTCTTACCACCTCTCAGCTACTCTCCAGTGCCCAGAGGACAGCAGCATCAATCCTGTGGTGAAGAGACAACGATGGCAGGATCGTGAGAGGTCAGTCCAGGGTAAAGCGCGGAGAAATGAGACCCCGGTGTTGCAGAAGCAAactcagaggaggacagacggcagcagggtgtCGTCTGAACTCAGGAAGCTGTGTCTGGATGATTTCCCTgcggagagggagaggcaggtGAAACAGAAGTCAACACTGGACTCCAAAGCAGAGAACCATGAGATTGTATTTGGCATCGCTCCCTGTCTCTTGGCTCTCACTCAGGGCAGAAGGAAGGCCCATAAACTGTTTGTAAAAGAAGGAGAGACCTCGAACAGGCCCTCTGTTTTGAAGGTGTGTGAGGAGGCTCATCAGCGAGGAGTACAAGTCTACCGGGTCAGTAAGAAAGATCTGGACAAGATGTCTTCTGGGAGAGTTCATCAAGGAGTCTGCCTGAAAGCCAGTCCTCTGCGCTATCTCACCGAAGACTCTGCAcccaaaagaaaagacaacagcCCCCCTCTCTGGCTTGTACTGGAGGAAATTCAGGACCCGATGAATCTGGGTGCCATCCTGCGCTCTGCATACTTCCTGGGTGTGGACAGAGTGGTCAGCAGTCTTCACGACAGCTGCCCACTGTCTCCAGTCGTCAGCAAGGCCAGCTCAGGTGTCATGGAGGTGTTCGGGGTGTACGGGTATGAAAACCTTGAGGATATGCTGAGGTTGAAGGCGTCACAGGGCTGGCAGGTGGTGGGCACAGTGGGAACTGAAGCAGAGGAGTCCCACATTCCTGTCGCCCAGTGTTCAGACTTTCAGATGACTAAACCCACGTTGTTGTTGATGGGAGGTGAAGGAGAAGGACTGTCCCAGGAGCTGCTGTCTTTGTGCCAAACCCTTCTCACCATCCCAGCTGGTAGAGAGTTGTTCCCCGGTATCGAGTCTCTCAACGTCTCTGTAGCTACAGGCATCCTGCTGCACTCTCTGCTGTCAACCAGGTGA
- the chmp2a gene encoding charged multivesicular body protein 2a yields MDFLFGRRKTPEEMLRQNQRALNKAMRELDRERMKLEQQEKKIIADIKKMAKQGQMDAVKIMAKDLVRTRRYVKKFIMMKANIQAVSLKIQTLKSNNSMAQAMKGVTKAMATMNRQLKLPQIQKIMMEFEKQSEIMDMKEEMMNDAIDDAMGDEDDEEESDAIVSQVLDELGLNLSDELSNLPTTGGSLSAAAGKKAEPQAALADADADLEERLNNLRRD; encoded by the exons ATGGATTTCCTGTTTGGGAGAAGGAAAACTCCAGAGGAGATGCTGAGGCAGAACCAGCGGGCGCTCAACAAAGCCATGAGGGAACTGGACAGAGAGCGAATGAAActggagcagcaggagaagaagatcATCGCTGACATAAAGAAAATGGCCAAACAGGGACAAATG GACGCCGTCAAGATCATGGCCAAAGATTTGGTTCGCACACGGCGCTACGTCAAGAAGTTCATCATGATGAAAGCAAACATTCAGGCTGTCAGTCTAAAGATACAGACGCTCAAGTCTAACAACAGCATGGCACAGGCTATGAAGGGCGTCACCAAAGCCATGGCCACCATGAACAGACAG CTGAAACTGCCTCAGATTCAGAAGATCATGATGGAGTTTGAAAAACAGAGTGAAATCATGGACAtgaaggaggagatgatgaaCGACGCCATCGATGATGCCATGggtgatgaggatgatgaagaggagag TGACGCCATCGTGTCCCAAGTGCTGGACGAGCTGGGTCTCAATCTGTCCGACGAACTGTCAA ATCTTCCAACGACCGGAGGAAGCTTGTCGGCGGCTGCAGGAAAGAAGGCCGAGCCCCAGGCTGCACTGGCTGACGCAGACGCTGATCTGGAGGAGCGGCTGAATAACCTCCGGAGAGATTAA